The following coding sequences are from one Bufo bufo chromosome 2, aBufBuf1.1, whole genome shotgun sequence window:
- the LOC120990760 gene encoding hydroxycarboxylic acid receptor 2-like — translation MMNSSCCAFVEHILDSALPPILLLVVIFGIICNSLGLWMICLEVKSWKPNSVYLLSLTLADFVVLLCVLFRADYYIRQENWIYGDIPCRLLLYILAAARAAGMIFLSLIALTRYCRILFPFHKVNNITVKQATCICIALWVSMFTLHSYILTSPHFFYLHNTTQCESFNICPQSPTSWQDAFYISLSSLSLLTISYCTIRIAFHLKDNAIDTNGKVGRAMRFLILIAAIFVVCYLPSASIRVAIWVLKTMKYEDCAHFRDANLGFYLTICLTYLYSVLNPALYYFSSPSSHKLLPCLCKENLFRESEAQ, via the coding sequence ATGATGAATAGCAGCTGCTGTGCTTTCGTGGAACACATCCTGGACTCTGCTCTTCCTCCCATCCTTCTCTTGGTGGTCATTTTTGGCATAATTTGCAATTCTCTTGGGCTCTGGATGATTTGCTTAGAGGTGAAGTCTTGGAAACCAAACTCAGTGTATCTGTTGAGCCTAACTTTGGCAGACTTTGTGGTTCTTTTATGTGTGCTGTTCCGTGCAGACTATTACATCCGTCAAGAAAACTGGATCTATGGAGATATCCCATGCAGATTATTGCTATACATCCTTGCTGCTGCCAGAGCTGCCGGCATGATTTTCTTATCACTCATTGCACTCACTCGCTATTGTCGGATCCTTTTCCCATTCCACAAAGTGAATAATATTACGGTAAAGCAGGCGACCTGTATCTGCATTGCCCTGTGGGTATCTATGTTCACACTGCATTCCTACATACTAACCAGTCCACACTTTTTCTACTTGCACAACACAACACAGTGTGAAAGCTTTAATATATGCCCACAGTCCCCAACGTCCTGGCAGGATGCATTCTATATATCATTGTCTTCTCTGTCCCTGCTAACTATTTCATACTGCACAATCCGCATTGCTTTTCACTTAAAGGACAATGCCATTGATACAAATGGAAAGGTAGGCAGAGCCATGAGGTTCCTGATATTAATCGCAGCCATATTCGTTGTGTGTTACCTGCCCAGTGCTTCTATCAGAGTTGCCATCTGGGTACTAAAGACCATGAAGTATGAGGACTGTGCACACTTCCGAGATGCAAACCTTGGATTCTATCTTACCATTTGCCTTACTTACCTCTACAGTGTGCTCAATCCTGCATTATATTATTTTTCAAGCCCATCTTCACATAAGTTATTACCATGCCTGTGTAAAGAAAATCTGTTCAGGGAAAGTGAGGCACAGTAG
- the LOC120988595 gene encoding uncharacterized protein LOC120988595 isoform X1, producing MSQESRKMQFSEWKTGKRRLRYLYICPPCSFQLHHGQKAEDNMIPVFLGSDVVSQTGIRTENHPKIHAKFARKGLAARLNFSSEFKFEKLRLPGGMNSLWFYSIQGLFKVAFDLYSREEQMAVIESLQELWKSRLKDEPLDKFYNLSICLESNKCVIPQAEEPQMYEKLSVSSSQQISGIPRVPLSLSEHNYCMTTQDGSSGCLSHDTAGHDLIIQKLKYLVGLCSSSLIDLENQLLKTTVALLDVVGQVYSGHNYLDKIINSIMDLLEAVSHVQDKDNPRKEASNMYDNPLLFEVSSWLGNRFYSENDHISQQVETFKRKHIDRISDLPPAEELVAALFPNAMKVLLLKWMGLFDDASVSKLQSEYPILLLILEFANHNLITGVSHVLYSSLICK from the exons GATAACATGATCCCTGTTTTCTTGGGTAGTGATGTTGTTTCACAGACCGGAATTCGAACTGAAAATCATCCAAAAATTCACGCCAAGTTTGCAAGGAAAGGTCTGGCAGCAAGGCTTAACTTCAGCAGTG agTTCAAATTTGAAAAGCTGAGGTTGCCTGGTGGAATGAACAGTCTCTGGTTCTATAGTATTCAGGGGCTTTTTAAAGTGGCTTTTGATTTGTACAGCAGGGAAGAGCAGATGGCGGTCATTGAAAGTCTTCAg GAGCTGTGGAAATCCCGCCTTAAAGATGAGCCTCTAGACAAATTTTACAATCTAAGTATCTGCTTGGAAAGCAACAAATGTGTGATCCCCCAGGCTGAGGAACCACAGATGTATGAAAAATTATCAGTCTCTTCTTCCCAACAAATCAGCGGGATTCCTAGAGTTCCCCTCAGTCTTTCAGAGCACAACTACTGCATGACCACTCAAGATGGATCTAGTGGGTGTCTCTCACACGATACAGCTGGCCATGACTTAATTATCCAGAAGCTCAAATATCTGGTGGGTTTATGTTCCAGTTCACTGATTGACCTGGAGAATCAGCTGCTGAAGACCACTGTGGCTTTGTTGGATGTTGTAGGACAAGTATACAGTGGACATAACTACTTGGATAAGATAATTAATAGCATTATGGATCTTCTAGAAGCCGTAAGTCACGTACAAGACAAGGACAATCCAAGGAAGGAGGCCTCCAATATGTATGACAACCCGTTGTTGTTTGAGGTTAGCAGTTGGTTAGGCAACCGATTCTATAGTGAGAACGATCACATCAGTCAGCAGGTAGAGACCTTTAAGAGGAAACATATTGACCGCATTTCAGATTTGCCTCCTGCTGAAGAGTTGGTTGCTGCTTTATTTCCCAATGCCATGAAAGTTCTGTTACTCAAATGGATGGGACTGTTTGATGATGCATCAGTATCCAAACTGCAGAGTGAATATCCAATTTTACTTCTTATCTTGGAATTTGCAAATCACAACCTTATCACAGGAGTGTCTCATGTTCTCTACTCATCCTTAATCTGTAAATAG
- the LOC120988595 gene encoding uncharacterized protein LOC120988595 isoform X2, with amino-acid sequence MIPVFLGSDVVSQTGIRTENHPKIHAKFARKGLAARLNFSSEFKFEKLRLPGGMNSLWFYSIQGLFKVAFDLYSREEQMAVIESLQELWKSRLKDEPLDKFYNLSICLESNKCVIPQAEEPQMYEKLSVSSSQQISGIPRVPLSLSEHNYCMTTQDGSSGCLSHDTAGHDLIIQKLKYLVGLCSSSLIDLENQLLKTTVALLDVVGQVYSGHNYLDKIINSIMDLLEAVSHVQDKDNPRKEASNMYDNPLLFEVSSWLGNRFYSENDHISQQVETFKRKHIDRISDLPPAEELVAALFPNAMKVLLLKWMGLFDDASVSKLQSEYPILLLILEFANHNLITGVSHVLYSSLICK; translated from the exons ATGATCCCTGTTTTCTTGGGTAGTGATGTTGTTTCACAGACCGGAATTCGAACTGAAAATCATCCAAAAATTCACGCCAAGTTTGCAAGGAAAGGTCTGGCAGCAAGGCTTAACTTCAGCAGTG agTTCAAATTTGAAAAGCTGAGGTTGCCTGGTGGAATGAACAGTCTCTGGTTCTATAGTATTCAGGGGCTTTTTAAAGTGGCTTTTGATTTGTACAGCAGGGAAGAGCAGATGGCGGTCATTGAAAGTCTTCAg GAGCTGTGGAAATCCCGCCTTAAAGATGAGCCTCTAGACAAATTTTACAATCTAAGTATCTGCTTGGAAAGCAACAAATGTGTGATCCCCCAGGCTGAGGAACCACAGATGTATGAAAAATTATCAGTCTCTTCTTCCCAACAAATCAGCGGGATTCCTAGAGTTCCCCTCAGTCTTTCAGAGCACAACTACTGCATGACCACTCAAGATGGATCTAGTGGGTGTCTCTCACACGATACAGCTGGCCATGACTTAATTATCCAGAAGCTCAAATATCTGGTGGGTTTATGTTCCAGTTCACTGATTGACCTGGAGAATCAGCTGCTGAAGACCACTGTGGCTTTGTTGGATGTTGTAGGACAAGTATACAGTGGACATAACTACTTGGATAAGATAATTAATAGCATTATGGATCTTCTAGAAGCCGTAAGTCACGTACAAGACAAGGACAATCCAAGGAAGGAGGCCTCCAATATGTATGACAACCCGTTGTTGTTTGAGGTTAGCAGTTGGTTAGGCAACCGATTCTATAGTGAGAACGATCACATCAGTCAGCAGGTAGAGACCTTTAAGAGGAAACATATTGACCGCATTTCAGATTTGCCTCCTGCTGAAGAGTTGGTTGCTGCTTTATTTCCCAATGCCATGAAAGTTCTGTTACTCAAATGGATGGGACTGTTTGATGATGCATCAGTATCCAAACTGCAGAGTGAATATCCAATTTTACTTCTTATCTTGGAATTTGCAAATCACAACCTTATCACAGGAGTGTCTCATGTTCTCTACTCATCCTTAATCTGTAAATAG